In the genome of Natronomonas salina, the window TCTGGCTGGAGGACCCGACGCGGAAGAACGTCATCAGGACGCGGTCGACGTACATCCGTCGGGTCAAGGAGCGCCTCGAGGCGGCGGGCATCGGCGTCAGTCCGCCCTCCGAACACGATCTCTCGGGGGCCCTCCACATCGACGGTGACCGGGACCCGGGTCCGGACCCGGGCTCCGAGCCCTGAGACAGCACGTCCCGGTTAAGCCGACCGTAGTCGCCACCGGCGGAGGCGTCGCCGGCAAACCGTGTCGGGTCGTTATGAAGCGTCGAGCCGTATTCGCCGACCGTAATGAGCGACCCTCCGACCGACCCGAACCGCAGCGCCGGGAACGACACCGACGAGCGGACGGACGGTGATCGACGCCCCGACCCCGACAGCCAGGTGACGGGCACTGACCGGCTCGGAGCCGGGGACGCCCGAGCGGGCGCCGATACGAACCGGCACCGGTCGGAGGACTCGCCGACCACCAGTTCCAACCGCCGGCCGTCCGAGCGGACGGACCCCGCCAACACCGACCCGGAGCAGGGCCGCGTGGACACGGACAGGAAGGGTCGTGCGCGCGCCGACACGGACGCCGTCAAGTGGCTGAGCGGGGTCGTCTCGCTCATCGGGCTGTGGATCGCCGCCTCGGCGTTCCTCTACGAGACGGCCCGGGTGTCCCAGTGGAACAACGCCGCCACGGGCGGTGCGATATTCCTGCTCGCCGGCTACGGCTTCTACCGGATGTCGAAGGACCGCCGACCGGACGTCGGGAGCACGAGCCTCACGTCGCTGCTCGGGCTGTGGGCGATCGCCGCGCCGTTCCTGCTGGCGTACGGGAGCGCCGCGCTCGTCTGGGGTACGATGGCCAGCGGAATCGCCGTGGCCATCCTGTCGGGGTACAACGCCTACGAGAGCCGACGGACGGACGCCCCGCGCGGTTCGAGCGCCCGCGCCTGACGCGCTGACCGTCCCGGTGGACGGTCAGTTGGTCGCGGACCCGTACGTCTCCGTCTCGAGTCGGTCGACCCGGTACTGTGCGAACTGGTAGGACACGAGCAGCGCCGAGAACGCCAGCATCACGGCGGCGAAGGGCACCGAGACGAGAAAGGAGAGCCCGTGGACGACGCTGTTGAGCAACTGGACGGCGGCGACGACGATCGGCGTGGCGACGAACAGGCCGCTCCGGACGGGATCGGCACGGACCATCTCGAGGACGGTAGGGTGGTCGGGAGACGGCATAGGGGAGTCTTACCCGGCCTGCGACACCGAGGAGTAATACGTTTTCGGGTGGGACCGAGGCGGCGGTCCGAGCGCTGTCGCACGCGCGGACGCGTGCTACGGTCGGGTGAAACGCTTTTAGGCGGACGTGACGACGTTGGAGTATGAACTACGACGCCGTCGTCTTCGACAACGACGGCGTGCTCGTCGGGCGGACCCACTACGAACGGTTACACGAAGCCGCCTGGGACGCCTTCGAGGAGGTCGGCGTCCCGGACCCCGACCCCGAGCACGTCGAGTCCATGGTCGTCGGCGTCTCGCCCGACGACGTCCGGAAGGTGTGTACGACCTACGACCTCGACGCCGCGGAGTTCTGGGCGACGCGGGACCGGGTCGCGGCGGACGTCCAGCGCGAGGAGATCCGCGAGGGCCGCAAGCGCCTCTACGACGACATCAGCACCATCGCGGACCTCGACCAGCCGCTCGGTATCGTCTCCTCGAACCAGCAGGCGACCGTCGACTTCGCCCTCGAGCACTTCGGTGTCGCCGACCTGTTCGACGCGGCCTACGGCCGGGAGCCGACCGTCGAGAGCCTGCGCCTGAAGAAGCCCGAACCGCACTACATCGAGCGGGCGCTCGCTGACCTCGACGCCGAGACGGCGCTGTTCGTCGGCGACAACGAGAGCGACGTCCGGGCGGCCGAGGCCGCCGGCGTGGACTCGGCGTTCCTCCGCCGACCGCACCGCATCGACCACGAGCTATCGGTCGACCCCACCTACGACCTCGACTCCCTGCACGACCTCCACGGCGTCTGTCGGTGAGGCCAGACCCGGCTCGGTCGACGTCGCGTCGGGTCCGTCGACCCGGGGGCTCGATCAGTCCTTCCTGACGAAGCGGCCCTGGTCGTCGCGCTCCAGGTTCTCCGAGGAGTTCTTGCCGCCGCGACTCCGGTCCTCGTCAGTCAGCCCGCTATCGCTGTCGTCCTCCTCACCTTCGTCGGACAGCGCTTCGGACTGTTCGTCGGCCTGGCCCTCGGACTGCTCGTCGGTCCGCTCTTGTGACTGCTGTTCCGCCTGCTCTCCGAGTTCCTGGCTCTCTCCTTCCTCGGACTCCTGGTCCTCCTCCGCTCGACCGCTCTGTTCCGCCTGGTCTGCAGTTCGGTTCTGCTCGGTTTCGGGCTCCTCCTGACGGTCGTCCCTTTCGCGGTCGGCGTCGCCCTGTTCCTGCTGGCCACCCGTTTCCTGCTCGTGCTCCCCTCCGTCTCGTTCCTCGTCCAATCGCTGTGCGTCCCGGCCCCACGGCTCGGCGTTCCGGCCCTGCTGGCCGCGGCCCTGTGAGCCAGGGGCTTGATCTCGCGAGTGCTGGCCGCCCGTCCGCTGCCGGTCCTGCTCCGGGGAGTGTTGATTAGTTGGCCTGCCCTGCTGTGTTCCTCCCGATCGGTGCCCACTGTGACCGCCCGACGGGGCGTTCTGGTGGCTCTGTCGCTCCGGTCGACCCTGCCGACCGGCGGCCTGTCCCTGGTGGCTCTGCGGTCCGGACTGGACGGGACGTTGGTTCACCTGGGACTGCTGCTGGCGGCCACCCCGCTGTCCCGACTGATCGGCCTTCGGCGGGAGCGCCTCGTGACCGGTGGGGTGCTGACTGCGCCCCTGCCCGCCACCTTGCCGATCGGCCGAGCCACCCTGCTGGCCTCCCTGTCCCTGGAACTGCTCGCCCTGCTGTCGAGTCGGCTGGGGATTCGGCCCTCCCTGTGGAGACGGCTGTCGACCCCCGGACCTCGGCGGCTGCCGGCCGGCGGACTGCGACGGTGGCTGGTTCTGGGGTTGCGGTGGCCGTTGGCCGCCGGAGGGCTGGGGCTGCTGGCCCTGGCCCGACGGCCCGGACTGTCGCTGTCCACCCTGTCGACGCTGCCCTCCCTGCGGTTCCTGCGGTCGTCCCCCCGTGGGCTGCTGGCCCTGTGGCGTCTGTTGGCTCTGCGGTGGCTGTCGGTTCTGCGGTGGCTGTTGGGCTTGCCGAGGAACCTGTCCCTCCGGCGGTCGCTGGCCCGCCGGGGGCTGGGTACCGCGGTTCTGCTGCCCGCCGGGCGACGATCGGTGGCTGACGGCCTGTTGCTCCGGGGGATGCTGCCCTTGAGGCGGCGGTCCGCCCTGCTGACCGGACTGCTGCTGTCCACCGGGTGGCCGACTGGGTCGCTGTCCCGACTGCGGCTGGTTACCAGGGTGGCCTCCGGACTGTGGAGGTTGCTGACCCTGGTGGTGATGCTGCTGACTGGACTGGTGCTGTCGTCCCCGAGTCTGGTCCTGAGCAGCAGGGGGCTCGCCCCGCGTCCCGCCCTGCTGGACACCGGACTGCTGTCCACCCTGCTGTTGTGGCGCCGGTTGGCCGCCTTGCTGGCCCCGGCGGGGCTCGTTCGAGCTGCCCTGAGGAGGTTGCTGCCTCTCACCTGGCTGGCCGGATTGGGATGGCGGGTACTGCTGTCCACCTTGCTGCTCTCTGCCCCTGCCCTGCTGGTCCGGCGGCTGCCGACCGCCCGACTGGTCGCGTCGGCCACCGTGCTGTCCGCCTCGGCCCTGGGTACCGCGGTCCTGCTGGTGCATGTGGTAGCTCGGCTCAAGGTACGCGGAGGAGCGATTAAACGACGGCCACCGTTCACGCGGATGGAACCTGAAAGCCCCCGCTAGGAGGGTCCGACCCGTCTGTTAATCCCAGCAGCGCCCGCGAAGCGCGGTCTTACTATCCGTGGAATCCGAACGGAAACCCGGTGCCACGCGGTACGTCGGTCGTACGACCCGGCTCTTTTTGTCGCCCGAGAAACAACAATCTCCCATGTCGGAACTCGACCAGCTCGCGGTCACGATCGGCAAGATGGGTGAGGGCGACTGGAAGCTCTCGATCGAGGACGGCGAGACGATCGAGACCACGCTCACCGAGGTCGACGTCGACGAGAACCGCGGCCTGGAGGCCGAGGGCCGCAACGAGGACGAGGAGTTCCTCGTCGAACTCACCAGCGGCCCCCAGCCCGGCGGGCCGATCCGGCTCCGCAAGCGTGGGATGAGCGACGAGAGCTGGGAGGAGGTCGGCGAGCTCGCGGACGCCAACCGCCTCGACTGAGCGGACTACTCCTCGCCCGCCCAGTAATCGACGTCGTCGTCGCGGCGGTAGTAGCCGTGGACGCTGCGCTCGTCGCGACCGCCGGGCGGCGAACCGACGAACACCCCGACCTTCTCGGAGTCCGGATACACCGTCACGTCCGGGTCGTTCATCGTCGAGACCGCCAGGTACCGTAACGGTTCGTCGGAGTCGTTGACGACCCGGTGGCCACCCTCCGCCCCAGACGGGAGCGCGACGTAGTCGCCCGCAGCGAGCGGTGCGGTCCCGTCGTCGTGCCGGAGCGTCCCGCAACCCTCGAGAACGAACAGCGCCTCTTCGTTGGCGGTGTGGTAGTGGTAGGGCCACGACCGCCGCCCCGGCGGAAGCACGTAGAGGCTGCAGCCAATCTCCTCGCCGCCGGCCGCCTCGGCGAGTTGCTTCCGTCTGAACTCGGTCTCCCCCCGCTCGGTCGTCGACCACTCCTGGTCGTCGACGTTCGTCTTCTCCATGGGGGCTCGCAGCGACCCCACCGAGGTAATTCTTCGCCTGGTCTGGCGCGCGCATCCCGACGGCCCAAACTCGGGCCCAGTACCCGGTGGAAAGGACTCCCAAACATGGTACAGATTCACCGACCAGACCGGTAAGGTGGTAGTAATATTACCCTAAACCAGCCTTAGAAGCCTGTAGGACCCGATATGGGAAATACGCCCAGGTAGCAACTCAATACCCCCGATATTCAACCACAGCCAACCATCATCCTGTCATCAAATATTCACAATCGTCGATTACTTAACCCCTGACGCGAAGTAAGCAGTGTGTTCCAGGTAGCGAATCTTCAATCAGTATCGAACGGAGGCAACCAGCGATGATGTGGCAGGACTTCATCTTCCTGGCGGGGAGTTCCCTGTCGGTGATGTTCCTCTACCCGACCCTCCGTGATACGGCAGCGCGCGTCCCGCGGGCGACGAGCATCCCGTCGATGACCATCGGCGCCGTCTACTCGATGACGTTCTTCACGATGGGGATGACGTTCTCCGCGCTGGGCTCCTTCGGCGCCTGCACCATGTGGTCGCTCATCGCGCTCCTCCGTGCCCCCGACGACAGTTCGCTCCGTGAGACCATCGCCGCCCGACTCGGTCGACTGGAGGAAGACCTGGACGCGGCTCCGAACGGTAACTGAAGCCCTTCCGAACTCGAAGACCGGACGCAACGACCCGAGACGAGACCGCGCTGCTTCTACGACGAATCCAGATCGACGCTCCCGGAGACGAGCTGGTGAGAGCGCCGGCTCCGAGCTATCGGCTCGTTCGAAGTATCCCCCAGAGAAATACCGAAGCCGGAACCGCCGGGCCGACGAGTTACTCGTCGGGCTGGTACTCGACGGTGACCGTCTGCATCCCGTAGATGTCGTCCCAGTCCTTGTCCTGGTCCATCAGCAGCACCAGGAGCTCGTGTTCGCCCGGCTCGGCGCCGTTCTCCTCGAAGGCGCCCTGCGGCACGGTCAGGGTGTACCTGCCGGAGGACTCGTGTGAGAGCTCCGGGGAGCGCTCGACGAGCGCGCCCTCGACGTAGGTGAACCGGGAGTCGTTCTCTGTGGCGGCGTCGAGGTAGACCAGGAAGAACGGCTCCCCCCGGACCGTCCCGTGCTCCGCCGGGTCGACGTCCGGCATCGACGTGTTCGCCGTGACGTCGAGGCGGAACGAGGCCGATCCGCCGTCGCCGCCACCGTACCCGGTGACGTCGATCGACTGGATTCGCTCGCCCTCTTCCTCGTCCATGTTGTTCTGCAGCGGCGTGTTCGGTTGCTCCGGTTCCGACCAGGACTCCTGTGGGGTCGCGGTCGGCGTCGCCGTAGCCGTCGCAGTCGCAGTCGGCGTCGCGGTCGCTGTTTCGGTCGGTCGACGTTGCTGTCGGTGTCGCCGTCTCTGTCGGCGTGGCCGTGTCGGTGGCCGTCGGATCGTCGGTCTCCTCACCGCCGCCGAAGGGGCCGACGCAGCCCCCCGAGCAAGACCAGACAGACCACACCCACCGTGATGAGAGCTCCTCGCTTCATTCCACCCTACGTCAGGTTACGAGGAGGATTATTATGAGGTCGTTAACTGCTTGCCTAGGCGCCGATACATTCCCGCTGTCCGTCGCCCACCAGGTCGGTCCGCTAGGGGACGGACTCGTGATGACGCGCTCCTCGTTCCTCTCAGGTAGTAGATATTGCGCTTGTTCGCACACGTGCGAGTCATCGAGTCGATCTAGCCACTGTCGAGCGGTATCGCAAATTTCGGGGTCGGAAGGGTCGATGGAAACCGTCGGTTACTGATTTCGCCTAGATGTCGGATACAGCGCCGGAATCGTCCGAATACGTCCGTTCTAAGACAGTCCTACACGGACGTACGTCGGTCTTACCACTCTACACGGTCGGGCGGGTATATCACTACCAACAACTTTCTGGGGAGCAATGTCCCCGACAAGGCGACAGGTCGTGAACGCCATCGCAGCAGGCGCAGTCGTCCCGGTCACTGTCGCGTCCGCAGAAGCGCAAGAACAGGATTCCCAGGATTTCTCTCCCGATATCACTATCCACTCGAACAATCTGGTCGCGACGATCGGCGCGCGCGACGACGACGTCGACCCCGACACGGTGAGCATCACCACCGCCGACGGTGAGACCCACACGTTCGACGGCGCCGCTCGGGACGAGTGGAACGCCGGCAACGAGTTCGACGTCGGATACACGAACGGCTCGTCGCGCGCACGCATCGGTAGCTGGCAGGGCGTCATCAGGGAGGTCACGGCGACGCGCGGCGACGAGTCCGTCACCGAGACCAACGACCGCGCCAGCAGCCTCGAGGTGTCCTGCTCGATGTGGCAGACGCCGGACGAACCGCCCAGGCATCTCGCCGTGGTCTCGGAGGGCGCCACGAAGCAGTTCCGGAACCGCGGCGGTAGTGGTCCCGACGCAGAGCGACGATACGGCTCGCCAGGCCGCTCGCTCCAGAGGGTCGTCGAGCACAACCCCGAGGTCGAGATGGAGGTTCAATTCGAGGGCTGTTCGCCCGGTTCCGAGAAGGCGCTCCGTTTCAACTGCACCAGCGTTACCGTCGAGGAAGAGGAACTGATCCATGGCGAAGATCGGATCGACGACGTCCGCCTCGAGTTCACCGACGGGTCGAGCGAGAACCCGCCCGGGACCGCCGACGACGCCGACAACGGCGCCTACGAACTCCCGGTGACCCTCGAGGGCACCGGCGATAACGCCGGAAAAGTCATCGATAAGCTCCACTTCAAGGTTCTCGGAGACCAGTACAGCTACGCCAACCTCGACTCGGCGAACTGTTCGCCCGAGACGAGCGGCCAGCAGGACTCCCAGGAGAGCGACGGGACGGACGAGCAGCAGAACGAAAGCGACGACTCCCCCGACGATTCCACCGAATCGGGTTCCACCAGCGACGACAGCACGAGCAGCGATAATACGAACGAGGACACCCCGAGTGACGACAGCACGAGCAGCGGGAGCACGAACGACAGCACGAGTGACGACGACTCGTCCGGTGGCTCACAGCCGTCGTCGGACTCGACGAGCGCACAGGACTCGTCGAGCGGCGGCTCCACGAGCGGTGGTGGCACCTCGAGTCGGAGTACGTCCGGCGGCTCGACGAGCAGTGACCTGTCCGCCGATGGGACCCCCACTCCGACGGCCGACTCCGACACGTCGACCGTGAGCGTGAACCGGACGGAGGAGCAGCACATCCAGCTCAACACCTCGTCTACCCCGGAGAACACCACCCCGACGAACGCGTCCCGGACGAACGCCGCCGCGGAGGCGAGCAACGAACCCTCGACCGCGACGGCGACCTCGGAGCTCACCGACGCCGCCGGCGCGGAGGACCAGCCAGGCCTCGGATTCGTCTCCGGGCTCGGTGGACTGCTCGGCTTCGGCGAGCTCGCGCGACGCCGCCTCGGTCGCGACGAGGACGGGGACGAGGAGTAGCCGGCAACCCCTCTTAGTCGCCGATATCTTCGTTGAAGGCCTCCTGCGAGAGTTCCTCGAGGATCTCCTGGACGTCCTCGACCGTCTCGTCGTCGACGTCGTCCATCGCCTCGACGCTGTGTGCGCCGCCGTGTGCCGTCTGAAGCGCGTTCTCGTTGAGGTCCCCGTCCGGCTCCACGACGGGCAACTGCAGGTCGGTGAACGCGTCTGGCGGGAACCCCGACTCGGACATGACGAAGTGATCGGCGATCTCTCCGAGGTCGTCGGTGTCGAAGTCCTGTTTCTGTGGCGCTGACCACTCGTCGGTCGTCGTCCCCGAGTACTCGGGTTCGTGGACGTCGTAGTCTGCCACCATCGCGTCGGCTACTAGGGGACGGGAAACGAAAAATCGAACGGCGGCTCACGAACCCCTGAACGGTGCGTCCCAGCGGCTATCGCTGCTGCTTGTCGATGTCCTGGTTGATGGGCGAGTGCTCGGCGTCCATCTCGTGGGCGTGGCCCTGGCTGTACTGCTGCTGGCCCTGGAACTGGCCGGGGAACTGCTCGGCCTGCTGCTGGACGTCCTGCTGGCCGGGGCGACCGCCCTGCTGCTGTTGGGTGGGCTCACCGAAGGACTGCTCGCCGCCCACGTACGCGTCGTTCTGCTCGTGGCGGGCTTCGCCACCGTACTGGAGCCCCTGGTCGACCTGCTGGTTGCCCTGGCGCTGCTGGCCGTACTGCTGGCCCTGCTGGTTCTGTCGGCCCTGCTGGTTCTGCTGACGCCGCTGTCTGCCCTGCTGCTGGCCGAACTGTCGGGACTGGCCACCCTGCTGGCCACCGCTCTGCTGCTGTCCCTGCTGGGTCGACCCCTGCTGCGTCCGGTAGTTCTGGGGCGTCCCGTGATTCTGCTGGCTCTGCTGATTCTGCTGGGACCGCTGGGACGAGCCCTGCTGGGACTGCTGGCGCTGGTCGTCGCTCGGCTGGCTCAGGTAGCTCTGCTGGCCACCCAGGTGCGTCCGCTGGCCCTGGTCCTGCTGAGAGCGCTGTCCCTGCTGACTACCGAAC includes:
- a CDS encoding cupin domain-containing protein gives rise to the protein MEKTNVDDQEWSTTERGETEFRRKQLAEAAGGEEIGCSLYVLPPGRRSWPYHYHTANEEALFVLEGCGTLRHDDGTAPLAAGDYVALPSGAEGGHRVVNDSDEPLRYLAVSTMNDPDVTVYPDSEKVGVFVGSPPGGRDERSVHGYYRRDDDVDYWAGEE
- a CDS encoding SPW repeat protein, translating into MSDPPTDPNRSAGNDTDERTDGDRRPDPDSQVTGTDRLGAGDARAGADTNRHRSEDSPTTSSNRRPSERTDPANTDPEQGRVDTDRKGRARADTDAVKWLSGVVSLIGLWIAASAFLYETARVSQWNNAATGGAIFLLAGYGFYRMSKDRRPDVGSTSLTSLLGLWAIAAPFLLAYGSAALVWGTMASGIAVAILSGYNAYESRRTDAPRGSSARA
- a CDS encoding HAD family hydrolase — encoded protein: MNYDAVVFDNDGVLVGRTHYERLHEAAWDAFEEVGVPDPDPEHVESMVVGVSPDDVRKVCTTYDLDAAEFWATRDRVAADVQREEIREGRKRLYDDISTIADLDQPLGIVSSNQQATVDFALEHFGVADLFDAAYGREPTVESLRLKKPEPHYIERALADLDAETALFVGDNESDVRAAEAAGVDSAFLRRPHRIDHELSVDPTYDLDSLHDLHGVCR